Within the Stenotrophomonas maltophilia genome, the region GCCTGGGTTACCCCGACTGGGAAGCGCTGCGCGCCGCACTGGCCGTGCAGCAGCAGCGGGTCAGCACCGAGTTCGCTGCATTGCTGGCACCGCGCAAGGGCCAGGCGGCGCCGGATGCGCTGGCCAACTACTGGCGCAGCCTGCCGGGTGGCAGTGACGCGCCGTTGCTGGCCGAAGCCGGTTTCCTCGATGCGAACGGCGCCGATCAGTCGCTGCGCGATTTCGCGCAGAGCACCGGCGTGAAGTCGCTGTCCGACGCCGCGCGCGCGCGGCTGGACCGCGTGCTGCCGGCGCTGCTGCACGCCGCCACGCGCTCGCCGCAACCGGATGCCGCACTGAGGCGCGTACTCGGCCTGCTGCAGGCGGTGCTGCGCCGGACCAGTTATCTGGCCCTGCTGGACGAACAGCCCAGTGCGCTGGCGCGGCTGGTGGATGTGCTGGCGCGCAGCGCGTTGCTGGCCGAGCGCCTGGCGGCCTATCCGTTGCTGCTGGACGAACTGCTGGACGTGCGCGTGTCCGGCCCGATGCCGGATGCGGCCGGCATGCTGGCCGAATGCCAGCAGGCGCTGACGGTCGAAGACCCGGAAGCCGCGTTGCGCTGGCTCAACGAAACCCGGCTGGCCCTAAGTTTCCGCATGGCGATGGCCACGCTGGACGGCCGCCAGGGCGCGGTCGACAGCACCCGCCAACTGGCCGAGCTGGCGCAGGCGGTGGTGGTCACGGTGCTGGCCATGGCCGAGTCCGACATGCAGGCCGCCCACGGCGGCATTCCCGGCGGGCGCTTTGCGATCATCGGCTATGGCAGCCTGGGGGGCCTCGAACTCGGCTTCGGTTCCGATCTGGACCTGGTATTCCTGCACGATCATCCGGCGGGCGTGGAGGCCAGCGATGGCGCGCGCGCGCTGGAGCCGGGACGCTGGTACGCGCGGCTGGCACAGAAGGTGATGGCCCTGCTCGGCGCGGTCACCGCCGCCGGTCGGCTGTACGACATCGACGTGCGCCTGCGGCCGGACGGTGGCAAAGGCTCGCTGGTCTCGTCCCTGGCCAGTTACACCGAATACCAGCGCGAACGCGCGTGGACCTGGGAGCATCAGGCGCTGGTGCGTGCGCGCGGCGTGGCCGGTGATGCCAGCCTGCTGGCCGACTTCGAGCAGGTGCGTGCGCAGACCCTGGGCCGTGCACGCGACCCCGCCACCCTCTATGCCGATGTGCTGAAGATGCGAGGGCGCATGCGCACCGAACTGGACCGCAGCGATGCCGCGCGCATCGACCTGAAGCAGGGCGCCGGTGGCGTGGTGGACCTGGAGTTCCTGCTGCAGACCGGTGTGCTCGAGCGCAGTGCACAGGTACCGGCGCTGCTGTCACCCCGCGATACGCCGTCATTGATCGATGCACTGGCCGCAGCGGAATTCCTGCCGGTTGCCACCGCGCAGGCACTGCACGCTGCGCATGCCACTCTGCTGGATGTGGGCCTGGCCTGCACGCTGGACCGTCGCCCGCGGCTGGCACCGACCACACCGGCCATCGAAGCGGCCTGCGCAGCAATCAGTGCGGCCTGCCGGGCGGCCGGCCTGCCGTTCGGCTGATCGGCAGCGAGGCCGCCGGGCATGGCCCGGCGCTACCCGAACAGGCGCGCTGCGCCATGCCGGCGTCATCCAAACAAACGCAGCGGTAGCGCCGGGCCATGCCCGGCGGAATCACCGCGCGCTTTCCGCGCGCAGCGGCGCCATCTTCCACAGCAGCGCGCGGAACGGCGCCAGCAGGCACACGCCGATGGCCAGCTTCACGGCCAGATCGCCTGCCGCCCAGCTCACCCACGGCAGACTGGAACCGGCAAAGGCGATCGACCAGAAGATCGTGGTGTCCACCGTCGCGCTGCAGGTGGTGGCTACCATCGGCGCACGCCACCAGCTGCCCCGGCGCAGGCGGTCGAATACGGTGATGTCCAGCAGCTGCGCCACGATGAAGGCCGAGCACGATGCGATGGCGATGCGCGGCGTCGCCACCCAGACCGACAACAGCACCGCCACCGCGAAACCGATCCAGGCCACGCGCCGGGCGGGTCCCGGGCCGAAGCGGCGGTTGATCAGATTGCTCACCAGGAACGCGACGGGATAGCTGAACGCACCCCAGGTCAGCCAGTCGTTGATCGGGTACTGCACCAGCACGTTCGACAGCAGCACCACCGCGCCCATCGCCAGCACGGCCAGCACCAGGGCGCGCGGGGTCAGCGGGGCAAAAACGGGGGCAGGACGCACGGACATGGCGAGCCAGGAGGACAAGGGGAATCGCCCATTATCCGCCCGGCCAAAGGCAAATCCAAAACCACCCGTTCAGGAACACACCGGCCGTCAACGGTGGGGCGTTACCCCAATGCCAGCCGCGCCCTGACCTCGGCGGCGATGCGCGCGGTTTCGCGCAGTGGTTCGATGCGGTCGTACTGCCAGTCCAGCCAGCGTGTCTGCAATCGCCCGCGCTCGTGCAGCTGCTGCTGGAAGCGGGCGAGGCGTCCCTGCGCGGTCTCCGCCAGCGCCACCATCACCGGCATGCGCGTGGCGCAGGCTTCAGAGAGCAGGTTCACCGAATCGGGCGATACCACCACACGGTTGGCCCAGCCGAGCAGGCCGCCATACGGATTCACCCCGTCGCCGCCGTCGCCCCAGATCACGTGCGGCAGGTCGGCGAAGGTCGCGCGCAGGATCTCGGCCAGTGCCGGCGGGGTGCGTCGCGAGGTGGTGGCCAGCAGGCTGCCGCCTTCACTGCGAATCTGCGCGGCCAGGGCGCGGAACACACCGACCATCGCCGTTTCGTCCCACGGCGCCAGCGGCGTCGGGCCGCCCACC harbors:
- a CDS encoding queuosine precursor transporter; amino-acid sequence: MSVRPAPVFAPLTPRALVLAVLAMGAVVLLSNVLVQYPINDWLTWGAFSYPVAFLVSNLINRRFGPGPARRVAWIGFAVAVLLSVWVATPRIAIASCSAFIVAQLLDITVFDRLRRGSWWRAPMVATTCSATVDTTIFWSIAFAGSSLPWVSWAAGDLAVKLAIGVCLLAPFRALLWKMAPLRAESAR
- the glnE gene encoding bifunctional [glutamate--ammonia ligase]-adenylyl-L-tyrosine phosphorylase/[glutamate--ammonia-ligase] adenylyltransferase: MTLAPAELPAALQPLVDRALSRLAQVAPEPIPADLRPLLTHLAIASDFALDTLVRQPGLLSQLAQPGCPPLPTPVLDPVQPGEWPAQLRRWRAAMSTRLVWRDLAGLDDVAQTLAGATALAEDCLRLALDALQQEFAQRHGVIRDDEGRVEQLVVFGLGKLGGGELNFSSDIDLVYAYPQGGESDGPRPLAAEEYFARLGQRLAKLLDETTVDGFSHRVDLRLRPFGSAGRVALSFAAMDQYFQREGRDWERYAWLKARAVAGDIAAGEAWLQTLRPFVYRRYLDFTALDGLREMKAAITAEVARRELHEDIKRGAGGIREIEFLCQALQLIRGGREPALRERRLLVALQALVAAGQIAPEDGASLEQAYLFLRRLENRLQMLRDAQTHVLPSDAIDRERIALGLGYPDWEALRAALAVQQQRVSTEFAALLAPRKGQAAPDALANYWRSLPGGSDAPLLAEAGFLDANGADQSLRDFAQSTGVKSLSDAARARLDRVLPALLHAATRSPQPDAALRRVLGLLQAVLRRTSYLALLDEQPSALARLVDVLARSALLAERLAAYPLLLDELLDVRVSGPMPDAAGMLAECQQALTVEDPEAALRWLNETRLALSFRMAMATLDGRQGAVDSTRQLAELAQAVVVTVLAMAESDMQAAHGGIPGGRFAIIGYGSLGGLELGFGSDLDLVFLHDHPAGVEASDGARALEPGRWYARLAQKVMALLGAVTAAGRLYDIDVRLRPDGGKGSLVSSLASYTEYQRERAWTWEHQALVRARGVAGDASLLADFEQVRAQTLGRARDPATLYADVLKMRGRMRTELDRSDAARIDLKQGAGGVVDLEFLLQTGVLERSAQVPALLSPRDTPSLIDALAAAEFLPVATAQALHAAHATLLDVGLACTLDRRPRLAPTTPAIEAACAAISAACRAAGLPFG